The genomic region taaaaaaaatgttctgtagagaaccatctacagcacattctccatcaatctgaggaaccctcTCATGATGCGAAGCACGCTTTATTTaagcaaaggattctttgactGTCGATGGtcctttaaagaatcattttatttaccaaagaaccctcgGAGAACCATCTTAAAGTGTAATATCTACTAAAATCCAGCAGCATCTGACTGTGACCCACATATGAGACGGATGACTTTCGGGCGTAAAGCATCTTCCTATTTGCCACCTTTGAATAAGAAGCAGATTTCAGCTTCATCATATTTGTGCTATTTGCAGGCTCAGAGAAGAAGCTGTGGGCTTCACATACACTCGCCATTATCTGGTTAGGGGTAGAAAGCAATACTGACATATCTGTCAATATATggctcatttctgtttttactgtttaataaaaatattttagatttattttaaaagtgaagGGACGTCTAGAATAATACACCATTGTTAATCTAAGCATATATTACTTAAGCATATAAACTGGTTTTATGtggaaatatatacatatatacatgcagTATACCATGATATGAAAACTGTCTGTAATCTTAGTAACTATAACatatgtaaatttgtttttgtttacatgattAATTTATGTGAAGTTAATTACCatgtttttttggtgtttttctctTCATTGTTCCAAACTTTTTCCcctgttttttcttatttatccTCCACCactggccctccaaagaaaacaaaacaactgaGGTATGAACCGAAACGTGGCTGAAAAATACAGGTTTGAACCAAACCGTGCCTTTGGAGAACTGTTACCCCCCTACGTCTGGGTGTGGAAAGCTTGAATAACCACTCTTTGGATCAGTAGTGAACAAAAACTCACATTGAACCTttaggtggatgggctacaacagcagaaatcCACATGAGATTCCACAGGTGTCAGCCAAGAGCAGGAATCTGAGGTTACAGTGGGCAGACTTACCCAAACCCGAACAGTTTAAGATGGGACGTATATGACCCAGTCTAACGAATCACAGTTTCTGCTGCAACATGCAGAttgtagggtcagaatttggcataaacaGCCTGGATCCGTGAACCCGATCTGTCTTAACGAGCTGCTGGTGCAATGCTGCCTCATCACAAAGCACCAATAAACGTAAACTGGTTCCATTGAATCAAAGGCCTTCCGAGTCACCAGATCGGAAttcaatagagcacctttgggatgtgggaGATGAGGAGATTTGTAACATGAATGCAGAGATTATGTGATGCATTGATGTCAACATGGGCCAGAATCAGTGAAGAATGTGCAATCCATGCCACTGTTCAGCGTCGCCCCTTCTCTCCTGATTTTTGCTCCATTTTGGCGAACAAGAAAGCATGGCGACACTTTGCTGCGAATGTGGCTTTGGAAAATTGCTGTCTTGCATCATTCTTCGAGGAAGGCAGCAGCTCCTGTAATGGATGTTGGCGTGTGACTAAGAAGTGTAAAATACAGGCCTGCTTGAATGAGTTCATTGTGCTTTCTCAGCCATTCAACATTAATTAGTGGCTCAGATGTGCATGTCCTGTGAATCATTGCCGCTAAACATGGGGACACACAGCCAGATTCGTGTGGGACAGCTGGCAGGGCTATTTCGGTGGCACTAAGAATCCTTCCCTGTGTAGCCacccctgaaacacacacaggccaaaATCTGGGGACAGTAGATTCAGCATTGCTGCTATACATTCTTGAGTGCACAGTGTCTGATGCATTGCATAATAGCTGCTTTAGGGGGGCGCCAGTTTCATGTTTGTGTCTACTGTCGGTTTATAAAAGATGCAGAAATGTTGGGCTTTTCCAACACAAAGCTCCCTTCCCTTTTCTTGTCGTTTGCTCTCCAACTCCAGGCTCTCTGACAGACGGCCGGAAGTTCGACTCTTCCCGTGACCGTGACAAGCCCTTCAAGTTCAAGATTGGTAAACAGGAAGTGATCCGTGGCTGGGAGGAAGGTGTTGTGCAGGTGTGTGATGACCCATAGTGATACAAACCTGACCACAaatttttatgaagaaaaaaataataatcaagaAGTTTCTTCATTCTGTGATGAAACACTGCACAGTGCTTCTTACTGGACAGTCAGAAAGCCATATCTGCCCCACATAACCGTCTCTTTCGGGGCTTTGGCCTGATCCTCGCCGGGGAGCACATGCATGTTTTACTGGCTTAACCTACATCAGAAATGACTTTCTTTCCTGGaagatattaaacatttattagtCATAGTCCTCCTTTTTGCTTGTTGTGATTCATGAGTGTAGTTCTCCTATTGGGCTAGCTGGGGTCAGTAATGAGTCAGTGGAGCggttatgtaatgttgattgaTGCAGTGTGCTGCCTTCCGCTGCAAGAGTGCTCTTTAGTGTCCACTCTAGTGGAATAACACTAGAGAAGTGCTCAGCCTTTTCAGGAGTGCCTGTTCTTAGTTTAAATCAGTATTGGTACATTAAAATTGTCCATCTGtgtcaaaagacaaaaaaaaaaaatactcaagCAGTGATATTAGGGCATGTATTCATGAAATCCACACATTACCAGTCCTGTAAATGGATATTTATTGGACTTTTAAACAACCAGATGTAAAATTAGGGATGTGCATTTTAACCATTGCTATTCATCAGTATCTGAATTTGTGGATGAACAGCTTCAAAAAGTCCACTGCGATAAATATCCCATTGCAGCTTTTTATCACAGGTCTGAAGTATTCTTCGGGGGCAGCATGGGGCATGGGAAGTATATCCAGAGGGGAAGGGTAGTGGTGGGACGTGATGTTATTCACATATATATGGAAATCTGAGCTCACCTCTGTATACTTTTTACTTAATTGGGTATTAAAGTAAGGCATGTGTGGTTAATTGATAAAGAAATAAGTTATTGACTTGTAACTGAGAATGTGGTGCAGAAATGAAACACAAGCCGCTGATGTAGCGCCTGACAGAGGACCCTTTGCATAATATGacacaatacaaaatatttCGGAAACTGTTTAACAAATAACAGTGTAAAAAAGTGGATATTGCTAAAACGAGTGGCTGTCTATATACTGGAAGGGTTGCCCAAGTATAGCCTacgtgaggggaaaaaaaatgatattgttATGAATGAAAAAACATCAACCATTTATTTACTGGGTTGCATCTATCATAAAATGCGATTCTTACTTGATCTTTCAGTAGATTTGTTGAAATATCTTTGTTTTTGGGATGTAATGTATTGCTAAGGATGCACCATGATATTGGAAACATCAGTATTGGCagatatttactttaaaaaagatCAGTATTGAACAGAAGCTTAGATTTGACTGATGTtttaaacccatccatccattttctaagccacttctccctcagggttgcggggggggtgctggagtggacaggtcgccagtccatcacagggcagacagacagacatacacaatcactcgcacccaggggcaatgtagcgtGTCAAATTGGCCTGACTggatgtctttggactgtgggaggacaccggagaacccggaggaaacccatgcagacccGGGGAGAACAtaaaaactccacacagagaggaccccggtcacccggccggggaatcgaacccaggccttccgcgctacccaccacgccaccgtgccacccccacattttaaaccaataattaataatatatttattgtaCACCTAAAAAAGCAGATAGTTGTGCCGATGCTGGGctactacagtaaaataaactaaaatatcaCTAAGTGCTACATTTCTCTGATCTGTTCTAATTTCTacgttttataaatgtttttgtgtccGTATTGGCAGATATTTACTCGAAAAACATAATATGTTGATGTCGACCCAGAATGACTGTATTGGTGCATCCCCACATATTACTAGTTGACCTACATGATGACAACTTGTAGCTGCAGAACttgtcattgttttgtttgaaaTGCTTCCGGTTGTAGATCACTTAGATATAAAATATGcagcttatttcattttttaatatcaATACTACACACGAATATCTGATTAAGCAAAGAAATACAAGATGTGTTTGGATATTTGCAAACTTAGACTATAATAAGTCAAGCCAACAAAATAACCATAACCAAGACAGTTCAGGTGTCGGCATCGTATGTTGTATGTAAAACTGACCCATCTATGTTCTTGTGCATGGCTTTTAGATGAGCGTAGGCCAGAGAGCGAAACTGACCTGCTCTCCAGACTATGCCTATGGCAACAAGGGCCATCCTGGAATCATCCCACCAAACGCCACCCTCATCTTCGACGTGGAGCTTCTCAGTCTGGAGTGACGCATCCTCACTGCCTGTTCttattcatgcttttattatttgGTAGGTACCTCAGATACAGTCTTACTTTCACATTCCCTTTTAAAATTGTTATGGTTTGCAGAAACACATGAAATTAATCATTTCCCCCTTAAATTTAAAGCGAAagtttggtaaaaaaaatcaaatatacacaattttccccttaccACAAATGCAGTCATTCAgcaaaaatgtttgatttctGAAAtatgcttctttaattttacacTGTAGCTACAAGGCTAAAATAGCTACCAatttaactaaaataaataaaagtaccGATGAAATTCAGTCTTCACGATGGCTACTGCTATTGTTTGCAGCAAATAACATTTGCCCATGTTATATAGATAACTGTgttgcagtgtcagaaacataagtatatatgtataaatgcgATTCAGtcctgggggcagtcgtgggctggaggttagggaacaggccctgtgactggaaggtcgccggtttgatccccagtgcgacagtccatgactgaggtgtccttgagcaagacacctaacccccaactgccccccgggcgccgtggatagggctgccaacTGCTCCGGgttgccccttagtgtgtgtgtattcactagtgtgtatgtggtgtttcacttcacggatgggttaaaggcagaggtggaatttccccgtttgtaggattaaaaagtatcacttaaaaaaattCAAGTGCTGTgtgatgttagctgtgtatttcttcctgtggggtagtaAAGTGTAGCCTACTTTTCGATGCTTTTTTTGATGCTTTTAAGTTCTTCAAATACAAGTAGCTCgttttaaagcttagtagttTTTACAGAGAAATATCAGATCTGTAATGGCTGGTACTTAGTAAGGTTACAGTTTCAATATCGGTAAAAAAAATGGATGTCATGCCAAAGtcagtttatgaggagcctggccgcttCTTATTTCCCTCGTTACATCAAGAATGTGACTGTAAAACAGCACAGAGCGCCCGTGagcaagtcctcaatgaatggggatggctggagctaaacggctaaaaatgaaaagttaaaatagtttttattcactcacccagaactttccttACATTTTTAGGAAGGATGTATCTTACTAAAAAAGTAAACTCACctgtatatttctttttttctaccgTAAACAACTTTTCGGCAGTACAAtgctggcattactgctgctgagtgctgactggttggcaagcagagcagctcattgacTGTTCATACTCACTGTCATAAACATACATGAGGCACCGTTTTAAACTCGATTTCAAAAGCGTCCAAAACCATAAAAGCggcgttaaaatgttttatgctgttctgtgttaaGGACATggatgcatttgtttatttttaaaatgttcaagcatttataaactatgattttactcTCAGGCTccatattaacccattcattttggactctcATTTTGGCATTTATTTAAGAAACCCAAAAGACATTACAGAgcggtaattctcctctctacaagttctctggtcaTGCCGTGTCTCAACATGGTTTGGTGCAAGTGTGTGGTGGTTTAGATATGATTCAGGTTGCACGATACTAATAGATGTATGCAAGCTTCTATTACCCGTTATCTtggtagctacattagcctaacAGCTCTGactgaaaaactaaagaagcaactcAAACTAAAAACTAACTAATAAACACTGCACTTACACTGTAAGCAAGCAAGCAAcgtttatatagcgctttttacaatagGTGTtgacacaaagcagctttacagaacaatcagtattacagaaagaaaaagagaaaatccgcgttgagcccccatgagcgtcgccagtggtgACCGTGGCAAGGAAACACTCCTTaagggcaagaggaagaaaccttgagaggaaccaagactcagaaggggaaactatcctcctctggtcgacaccggacagcaaacagagttagtataaagtattatagtacaaagcgggaaaaacaggtggggcagtggttaatttgattagtttatgatttgCAGTGGCAGCAGAAGCATCtgaggtgaggactgcacagcgtcaATgccagtccagaaggctggcgagcagggGCACCCTGTCACCAAATTCATCTTTCAACCTGTTCAAAACACAcctagatttttatttattcatacaaATAGATTTGGCAAGATACTCTGCACCCTTGCTAATTTGTGGCCACAGTTTGAATGTTTGTGCCTCATTAGGGAATGAAGGGTAATATACTGGACTACACTTGGActtcttttttctgtgtgcTGTTTATACAAAATGGAACGTAACATCTTAGTTTCATAACGTTATCGTTATTCGAGAAGAACTTCTAGCTGTCTTATGATTATAAGGCTTATCCATATGGGCTTACTGCATAGTGACATGTTGACGTATGACACTTCCCTTACAGTCCAGTTTAAAAGTGGAGTAgtgatacaaccccaattccagtgaagttgggacgttgtgtaaaacataaataaaaacagaatacgatgatttgcaaatccttttcaacctatattcaattgaatacacaacaaagacaagatatttaatgttcaaacggataaactttattgttttttgtgatgcctgcaacacgttccaaagaagttgggacaggggcgtgtttaccactgttttacatcaactttgctttttaaaaacactcagtaagcgtttgggaactgaggacaccaattgttgaagctttgtaggtggaattctttcccattcttgcttgatgtacaacttcagttgctcagcagtccggggtctccgctgtcgtattttgcgcttcataatgttccacacattttaaatgggagaccggtctggactgcaggcaggcctgtctagtacccacactcttttactacaaagccacgctgttgtagcACGTgcacccctgccatgggcactaacacacccccacaccatcagagatgctggcttttgaactttgcgctgataacaatccggacagtccttttcctctttggcccagaggacactacgtccatgatttccaaaaacaatctgaaatgtggactcgtcagaccacaggacacttttccaatttgcgtcagtccatctcagatgagctcgggcccagagaagccggcggcgtttctgggtggtgttgatatgtggcttcgctttgcatggcagagttttaacttgcacttgtagatggagcgactaactgtgttcactgacagtggttttctgaagggTTCCTGAGTGTTTCTGAGAGTTCctgagtttgtttgtttgtttgtttacatagcttttcaggagacttttgAAGCAAATCCATTTTTCAgctttctgagaaaaaaaaagttgggtgACCGTGTAAGAGCAGTGTTTAGTAGCAACATTAGCCTAACGTTAGCCCAACCTAAAGAAGCGCACATCAgatatcaaacatgtcttggctgatcaagtACATCGGGGGGAAAGTGatattaattaacattaattaGTCATATTGATTGGGTTTTTCACCAAAGCAGTCCTACAAATAATCTTCTCAAAACAATTCTCATACACGCAAAAGTCAGACCAGAGTTCTTTAATGATGTAACCAACCTGTTATCCCTTTCTTACAGTTTGTCAGCTGTTTTGGACACGAGGAGAAATCTTGCAGCCTTGGAGAACTGCTGGGGATCTGGGTTTGAATCCAAAAGTTTTCTTGAGCGTAATGTTCCACCCTTTCCATCACTACTTTATCCCTAGTTTATTTATATCCTCATCAGTCTCCTGTATGTAACCATAGTGGTGGTTCATAGTGGTGGGACACTGTACTAACCTGGATTAAATGAACGTTTTATCTTTTCTCTTAACTCGAGCCATCGGTCACTAAAGGAACCCTTGTTGAACTGAAGGTTGTCCCTATGGTCTAAAGTAACCCACCACTTATATAGAACATATCCTGAAAGGTGTCTATATACTAGCCTTGTTATTTTGTTTGGGGTTGTGCATGATGAAACAAAGACCAATAAATCTAGGATAATTGTCACTTATTAACATATTTGCATGTTATAATTCAATAATAAACAGCCCTTCATGACTATTGGTGCGCTTTAGGCCAAGTGTTTGTGTGACTGAACAAATAGAAAGCACACGCCTCTTGCTGAATACTAAAGAATAGAGGATCACCTAGATTAGATGAACAAGCACCCACTCCTATTTCAGTTTAAACGCTGAGGCTTGCCTAGTGGACTTTGCTCTAGTTTATAGTCTTGATAATATTTAATTAGCTATACATTCGACACCTTATCACAGTTCAGTGTTTTGATGGAAAAAGCTCCTGCTGTGTAATATGTCTATGATACTATATTGACACCAGAAAATCGCCGTTGTCGgatgaaaacctcgtatctccgtttttgttgtttttcagtttttgacttaatttgaaaatgcctggttccctttatattgtgagtaaatatcatgatgaacggactaaaagaaacaacccaaaatgacttggaaaaaaatctggttccattgacttacatgaaaattaaagtaggttttttccttctcctgtaaagtgactgttttggagatacgagtttttcttccgacaagAGTGAAGTGCTATTGTTGTACAGAAAGATGATCTGCCTGTATGTTTAAGCGAGCTTGTTTTAAATTAGGACACACTGATGTGTTTGAGTAGTGCTGAACAATTTACGGTCGGTGTGTTCCATgatctgtgtttatttctgaCCCTTTTCGTTATAAAAGACATTGGCATGATGGTATTGTGTGTGCTATTTATAGACATGCTTATCATTTTCATATCATTTAATCAAAGTCAGCTACATTTTTAAGCAAACCATCAATGTCCTCTGCACTGTGTGCACATGAAATTGGAGTGATGCTCTTATTACAGCTTTGATGCCCAaaactggtaaaaaaaaaaaaaaggtctacAACTAAATTGCTACCTACAAAACTTTTTtgcattaatatatatttttcaaatgcCAAGTTTTTAGGGCTAAAGAATTATAGGTGAGACTACAGTTTAAATTATTTTGCAAGTtgtctattaatattaataagaaCCACACTGCCTAGAAAAGCACTGTGTTTTGTTGGCCGGGGGGACAGAGGCAGTAGTGTTTTGTATGGCTGAATAAAAAGATGAAGTTTTGATgtaatgcaaatgtttgaacaaatGACTTGAGTTGATGCTGTTTTCTATTGCTGAAGTTTAAGCATCAATGTATGTGGCTTTAATAGTACTTATGTGCGATGTATGTGCCGAGTGACATAAACAGGCCGTAAACCAATGAACAAGTGAAAATGCGCTATTGCAATAAATGCTTTTTATCCAGCTCGGGGAGTTGGCGGCTTTATtgtcttttgctctttttctatTACAAAGTGTTGTAGGTGTCCAACAGAACCGCGACACGTTCTCCGatttcattttcctttattCCAGATGCTCAGGGAAAGCTGAACATGCGAAACGAACCTTTggcatttatttacttgtttgtaaatgtttttggtCAGAAGGCAAAagagtgtacacacacacacacacacacacacacacacacacacacacacacacacacacacacacacacacacacacacacacacacatacatacatacatacatacatactatatatatatatatatatatatatatatgcagaaagagaaaacctactttacttttaatgcaagtcagtggaaccagacaagtctgcattttgggctgtttcttttggtccattcctcatgaaatttacacacaatataaaaggcaaaaatggagatacaaggttttcttccgaggTTTTTTCGACACCAGTGATATGTATGGAAACTGAGAATCTGAAGGAAAgataaaagcacattttagatGATTTCAGAATAATGGACAGAGGTGTagatgagcaaaaaaaaaacaaaacactgtaacattaaaaataaagttataataaaattaatatccataaTGCCACAAGCAGCTTAGAAGTGGTGGTTAAATACCAATGCCAAATTGTAATTATATGAATAGAGGAtaatggtttttttttgtttttttttacaatttctaTTCCCAGAAGGCCAGAAGTAAagaatctaaaaataaaagtaataaagctaacatgcacacacacacacacacacaaagactgatccactcataccagcacaacacactttaacacaccaccaccacgtcagtctcactgcagtgctgagaatgatccaccacccaaacagtacctgctctgtgagggtccatgggggtcctggccactgaagaacagggtaacagagtatcagagaaacagatggactacagtctgtaactgtagaactacagagtgcagctatacagtaagtggagctgataaagtggacagtgagtgtagaaacaaggaggtggtcgtaatgttatgcctgatataTGTTGCATGTTAGACTGATTAGTAAAGCTTCTGAGCGGAGTAAAAGCAGTAGGTGAGTAATGGACTTACTTGCCTGCTTTAGCTGCTCAGCTGATGGGATGTGGGCAGGCAACGAACACGTCACACGGCTAATGGAGCAGGAAGCTCACGGCTGACTTCCATTTCTCAGACTGccgtttgagagagagagagagagagagagggaggtgaaaCAGTCTTTGTCTGCTGAGTCTTGCACCTCTGCGTACTTTATTAACCAGCCACATTTCTCACTTTTGTACCTGAAATCGCAAGAAAGGTAAGACTAACTACTTTCTCCACCCCAATTTACCACGAACGCGAGTTGAATCACGGCGGAATGACTTTATAACTGAATAAATAGAGTAGCTAGCTACCGTCAGCTAAAACAACAGCGTAGGACGGGACTAACTAACTACCGTCCGCTGGATTGGTAGCTGGTTAGTTAGGTTAACTAACCTGGTTAACTAGGTGAGTAAACCCAGGGATGTTAGACAGCATATTATGTGGCGAACTAACCCCGTTCCCCTCAGATGTAGAAGTTAACGCACGGAAGAAAAGACGTTGGGTTGGCGGTGTGTGTCGAATAGAGTTAGTAAGGTGGGTTATCGTATGGCGTATTTTCCGTGAGGCGACTGCTTTGTTTATTATGAGGTCCACTTAACCCACTCAAGCCGTTAACCCGCCGATTTAACTGACCTGCAGTCAAACTAAAGTTGAAGTTAGTAATGTTTACCAGCTTTTGTGTCCGCCAACCCAGCCGAGTTAACCTGGAGGTATCGAGAAATACCGTTAACCTAGCTAGCAGCGGAGTAACGTTATCCTTACAAACAGTGATATGAAGTGTTTAAATTACACCAAGAAGGTTTTAACGTTGTCTTATCGTTGTGTTTGTCGCACTGACTCACGCCTAGCCTGCTGTATAGAGTTAGCAGGCTTAGGTTTCGATAACAAGTTAGCGTTGGGTTAGCTAACAAGCTACAACTTGGGAAAAGCAGCTAGCTGGCTAGGTTAGCCAGCTTAGGAGAACGAGGTGAGAGGACGTTATGTATGTGTTATTAATGCAGTTCTGTGGCTGTTAATGTTGTTATTGCATGTCTGTGGTAGTAGCTAACTAATGTATTAGACGGCTAACGCTGGGCTGGCTAACGTTCAGTATGTATAACAGGTTTAACGTTGTGTTATGAACGCGTTCGCCGCAGTTCATGTTCTGACAGACAGGTCAGCGCCTGGTCAGAGATGCAGGTTGACGTTATAAGTTGATGTTATAACTCATTGTTAACCGTTTTCCGGAGTAAAGCCTGGTAGGTGGCTAAGCTAAGCTACGTTTATCTGTTTACGTTATACTCGCAGTACAGAAATGTGCCTTGTCGGTGGCTCTGACGTTTCTACCCAAGCACAGGCTTCGTAGGTTAATAAACCGCCGGTCTGGTCTTAAGCATGAGAACAAGTCTGAAAACTGGACCTTGCTTCGAGGGCTAGTaggtttttttgggggggcttAAGTAAAGGAATGAAGGGACTTTCCCCTGAACGACGTCATCTGATCCAGTGACGCTGGACAGCTGACTTTTATTGACTGACGTCCGTGACTCGttgattatttattaaattaggATGCGCAGGTTTTAGCTGAAAGATGCGTTTCCAGGCCTATGGCGTTTTCACTGGGGTGCTGTCCACTCCTATTCTTTGGCCTGCTTTCTTAGTCCCAAGCTGTTGCCATGGGAGGGCCATTTGTCATGCATAGCACTCATTCAGCCTTACTGAAATGGCTATAGCTCATTTTGGCCCATGCTGAGGACTCACCCACTATCCTGGAGTTAAAAGAACAGTTTTCGCTCTGTTGTTGGAGCTAACCATCAGCTCAGCCAAGCCCTGGAAACCTGGGGATTTGGGAGTTGGAGCTCAAGTGTGTGCTTGGGGATAACAGACATCTGATCCAGATTAAATTTGTTTGCGCAGTCATACTGTTAAATATTACATTCAGTATTACCTTCAAAAGTGGACCATCATGAGTAAAGCTTTCTACCTTTTTTCTAATAACAGACTGACTGTTGTTAACTGGGTTTACAGGCTCGAAATAGCCTGACTATTTGTACAAAAGACTAGTCCAGTTTGCATGTGAGTCCTGTTTGCATGCGTGGCAGCTTAGCCTGGCTTTACAGCAGTGAACGCTCCCTTCCTGACGCACCTATAGGTTATCTACGTCAGGGTCGGTGTAACGATTTGACCATAGACATTTTTAGATTAGTCTGACCAGTGTCGGTTTAAGCTTAGATAAACTGAGACCTTAGACCAGGGGTCTTTCAGTGAGGTCCAGTTAGATAAAATGTCCTCAAAGCAAAGGTTCGTGATTCACTGCCATATACTgtagtaggtatatcaacatcttatacagtcagcaactgaatgtcaaatcaaatga from Pygocentrus nattereri isolate fPygNat1 chromosome 9, fPygNat1.pri, whole genome shotgun sequence harbors:
- the fkbp1ab gene encoding FKBP prolyl isomerase 1Ab isoform X1 — encoded protein: MGVEIETITPGDGRTFPKKGQTCVVHYVGSLTDGRKFDSSRDRDKPFKFKIGKQEVIRGWEEGVVQMSVGQRAKLTCSPDYAYGNKGHPGIIPPNATLIFDVELLSLE
- the fkbp1ab gene encoding FKBP prolyl isomerase 1Ab isoform X2 — its product is MGVEIETITPGDGSLTDGRKFDSSRDRDKPFKFKIGKQEVIRGWEEGVVQMSVGQRAKLTCSPDYAYGNKGHPGIIPPNATLIFDVELLSLE